A genomic window from Gossypium hirsutum isolate 1008001.06 chromosome D12, Gossypium_hirsutum_v2.1, whole genome shotgun sequence includes:
- the LOC107929079 gene encoding 7-deoxyloganetin glucosyltransferase, giving the protein MEAGKPHAVCIPLPAQGHINPMLLLAKLLHFHGFHITFIHTEFNYHRLIQSRGLDSLRGSPHFRFETITDGLPSTNIRGIQDLPDLCLALTVHGLRSFRELIMKLNARSDVPPVTRIISDGVMSFTLEVAEAFGIPEMVLFTPSACGMLGYLHFEDLKERGYFPLKDESELNNGYLETEIDWIPAMKGVRLKDIPTFIRTTNPDDIMFIYNLQSVNNARKAAAVILNTFDDFEHHVLDAIKTKLPKLYTVGPLSMLQRQLCPTNLDSIGSNLWKEDTQCLGWLDRWKPKSVVYVNYGSLITVTPQHLREFAWGLADTNYPFLWVIRPDIVDGGGERILSKEFTAAISGRGLLVGWCPQERVLSHPSVGGFLTHCGWNSTMESVSEGVPLICWPFFAEQQMNCFYSCTKWGIGMEIDSDIKREKVESLVRELMEGMKGQGLRQKAIDWKKRAEIATSPDGSSYINFNKMVIQLKQGMPNA; this is encoded by the exons ATGGAAGCTGGGAAGCCCCATGCTGTCTGTATTCCTCTACCAGCTCAAGGCCACATTAACCCTATGTTATTACTTGCCAAACTCCTCCACTTCCATGGCTTCCATATCACTTTCATCCATACCGAGTTCAACTACCATCGCTTGATTCAGTCGAGAGGACTCGACTCGCTCAGGGGCTCACCCCATTTCCGGTTCGAAACGATAACCGATGGTTTGCCATCGACCAACATTCGGGGGATACAAGATTTACCCGACTTGTGCTTGGCGTTGACGGTTCATGGGTTACGTTCGTTTCGAGAGCTCATAATGAAACTTAATGCTAGGTCAGATGTCCCTCCGGTtactagaataatatcggatgGGGTGATGAGCTTCACCTTGGAAGTTGCTGAGGCATTTGGCATCCCTGAGATGGTTCTTTTCACTCCTAGTGCTTGTGGCATGTTGGGTTACCTTCACTTTGAAGACCTTAAGGAACGTGGGTACTTCCCATTGAAAG ATGAGAGTGAGTTGAATAATGGATATCTTGAGACGGAGATTGATTGGATACCAGCAATGAAAGGGGTTAGGTTAAAAGATATCCCCACTTTCATTCGAACCACCAACCCTGATGATATCATGTTCATTTACAACTTGCAATCCGTCAACAATGCCAGGAAAGCTGCTGCTGTGATCCTCAACACCTTTGATGATTTTGAACATCATGTTTTGGACGCCATTAAAACTAAGTTACCCAAGCTCTACACTGTTGGTCCTTTATCAATGCTTCAACGCCAGCTTTGTCCCACAAATTTGGACTCCATTGGATCGAATTTGTGGAAAGAAGACACCCAATGCTTGGGTTGGTTGGACAGATGGAAACCCAAGTCAGTTGTGTATGTAAATTATGGGAGCTTGATAACAGTGACGCCTCAACATTTGCGTGAGTTTGCATGGGGACTTGCGGACACCAACTACCCGTTCTTGTGGGTTATTAGGCCGGACATTGTCGATGGCGGTGGAGAAAGAATATTATCCAAGGAATTCACGGCGGCGATAAGCGGCAGGGGTCTGCTTGTGGGGTGGTGCCCACAAGAGAGGGTATTGAGCCACCCTTCAGTGGGAGGGTTTTTGACGCATTGCGGGTGGAATTCCACCATGGAAAGTGTTAGTGAAGGGGTGCCATTGATTTGTTGGCCATTTTTTGCTGAGCAACAGATGAATTGTTTCTACTCGTGCACCAAGTGGGGCATTGGGATGGAGATTGACAGTGATATCAAAAGGGAGAAAGTTGAAAGTCTTGTGAGGGAGTTGATGGAAGGGATGAAGGGGCAAGGTTTAAGGCAAAAAGCCATAGATTGGAAGAAGAGAGCTGAAATAGCTACAAGCCCTGATGGCTCTTCTTACATTAATTTTAATAAGATGGTTATACAGTTGAAACAAGGGATGCCAAATGCTTGA
- the LOC107929091 gene encoding NADH:quinone reductase, with translation MGWKGILGFEYGIVQGPLGPDIAGPELVAAVANAGGLGLLRAPDWESPDYVKELIRKTRKLTDKPFGVGVILPFPHKENVKAILEEKVAVLQLYWGECSKELVIEAHNAGVKVVPQVGSLEEAKKAINVGVDAIIVQGREAGGHVIGQEGLISLLPRVVDLVGDHGIPVIAAGGIVDARGYVAALALGAKGICMGTRFLATHESYAHPTYKRKLIEYDKTEYTDVFGRARWPGAPHRVLQTPFFCDWKCLNAQENETNQPIIGRTIIHGVEREIRRFAGTVPNPTTTGDIESMVMYAGQSVGLIKEILPAGQVVKKLVEAAQLLIHQTFNPDSI, from the exons ATGGGGTGGAAAGGAATTCTGGGTTTTGAGTATGGAATTGTTCAAGGACCTTTGGGACCGGATATTGCTGGTCCGGAGCTAGTTGCTGCTGTTGCAAACGCTGGTGGACTAGGCCTTCTTAGAGCTCCTGATTGG GAATCACCAGATTATGTGAAGGAGTTGATAAGGAAGACTCGGAAGTTAACCGACAAACCCTTTGGGGTTGGTGTTATTCTGCCATTTCCTCACAAAGAAAATGTAAAGGCTATACTAGAAGAGAAGGTAGCAGTGTTGCAACTGTATTGGGGAGAATGCTCAAAGGAGCTTGTAATAGAAGCTCATAATGCTGGGGTCAAGGTTGTTCCCCAA GTTGGGAGTTTGGAGGAAGCAAAAAAAGCAATTAATGTGGGCGTAGATGCAATCATTGTCCAAGGCCGTGAAGCAGGAGGGCATGTAATCGGACAG GAAGGTCTAATTTCCTTGTTGCCACGAGTAGTCGATCTTGTTGGTGATCACGGTATTCCTGTTATTGCTGCTGGAGGCATTGTAGATGCTCGTGGTTATGTTGCTGCTTTGGCTCTTGGTGCTAAAGGCATTTGCATGGGTACAAG GTTTCTGGCAACTCATGAAAGCTATGCGCACCCTACGTACAAGCGGAAACTGATTGAATACGATAAAACCGAGTATACAGATGTCTTTGGCAGAGCAAGGTGGCCTGGTGCACCACACCGTGTCCTTCAAACACCCTTCTTCTGTGATTGGAAATGCCTTAATGCTCAAGAAAATGAAACTAATCAGCCTATCATTGGTCGAACAATAATACACGGCGTG GAAAGAGAAATTCGGCGTTTTGCCGGTACAGTTCCGAACCCAACAACAACAGGTGACATTGAAAGCATGGTGATGTACGCAGGCCAAAGTGTAGGCCTCATCAAGGAAATTCTACCTGCCGGACAAGTTGTAAAGAAGCTGGTTGAAGCGGCTCAACTTCTTATCCACCAAACATTTAATCCGGACTCGATCTAA
- the LOC107929069 gene encoding polyadenylate-binding protein 2, with product MEGDDVVMAAPESTEADLDDMKKRLKEMEDEAAALREMQAKVEKEMGSVQDPAAAATSQANREEVDSRSIFVGNVDYSCTPEEVQQHFQSCGTVNRVTIRTDKYGQPKGYAYVEFLEAEAVQEALLLNESELHGRQLKVTAKRTNIPGMKQYRPRRSNPFMQPRDPFMAPYFFSPYGYGKVPRLRMATRYSPYY from the exons ATGGAAGGAGACGATGTAGTCATGGCAGCGCCGGAATCCACTGAAGct GACCTCGATGACATGAAAAAAAGGTTGAAAGAGATGGAGGATGAAGCCGCTGCTCTTCGTGAGATGCAAGCTAAGGTCGAGAAGGAGATGGGTTCCGTACAAG ATCCTGCTGCTGCTGCTACATCTCAGGCTAATCGAGAGGAAGTAGATTCCCGATCAATCTTTGTTGGCAAT GTGGATTattcatgtacacccgaggaagtTCAACAGCATTTTCAGTCTTGTGGGACTGTAAATAGGGTTACTATCCGTACTGATAAATATGGCCAGCCAAAGGGTTATGCTTACGTGGAGTTCCTTGAAGCTGAGGCTGTTCAAGAGGCTCTTCTTTTAAATGAATCTGAACTGCATGGCAGGCAGTTGAAG GTTACTGCTAAGCGGACCAATATACCTGGGATGAAACAATATCGGCCACGCCGGTCCAACCCTTTTATGCAACCCAGGGACCCATTTATGGCTCCATATTTCTTTTCTCCTTATGGATATGG GAAGGTTCCAAGGTTGAGAATGGCAACACGATATAGCCCCTATTATTAG